GGAGGAGGTATTCGTGCAATTGTGCGTGCATTGGATCCCAGatcatcattttcaacaaAGACAAGAAAGGTGGCTTTCAGAGGAATTGTGAACATATGCTGTTCATCCGAGAAATCTCTGACTCTGTTGATAAACTACGGATTTATGGATCACATACTTTACTTCCTTCGTTATGGGGAGGTCCCGGTCCAAGAATTGGCGTTAAAGGCAGCATTTTGGTTAAGTGAAACATCAGAGGAAGGTAAGAAGGTAATGGGGGAAGCGGGGTTTATGCCAGTCCTCGTTAAATTTCTCGATTCAAACTCATTGGAAATCCGGGAAGTGGCAGCTGAAACATTGTCTAGCATGATAATAGTGCCAAGGAACCGGAAGAGATTCGTgcaaaatgatcaaaatgttGGCCTGCTTCTGCAAATGCTCGACCCAATGGAGGTCAACACAGGTAACAAAAGGCTCCTGCTTTCTATATTGATGTCATTGACAAGGAGCAATAgtgcaagaaagaaaatagcCAACTCAGGCTACTTAAAGAACATTGAAAAGCTTGCAGAAGCCGAAGTTTCAGATGCAAAAAAGATAGTTAAAAAGTTGTCTTCTAATAGATTGCGCAGCATCTTGGGTGGGTTCTGGCAGTCTTGAATGTTATCCTCCCTTCTTCTCAAAGAACTCTCCTTTCtgtaaatttatacatacGTTTCTTTTGAGTTGATTGTTAGACATTTGATATCCAAAAGGGTTGCAGATTATGTTTAACCGTACATAGAATCTAATAAAACTCTTCTTCTCCATCAGTTAATCATTTTACTGGTGATCAACTGGACTGTCTTGATATAAAACAAACTGTGTAATCAGAAAAGGCTGGGAATTGGATCTTCTTGCCCATTTGCACATGGGAATGCAACGAACTGGAGAGGGGCATGCATGTGAGGGGTTGGCCATCAATGTTTCGAAAGCATTTCCTTCACATAAAAAGCAAGGAAAATGATAGATGATGATCAGCCTCCTTCTGTCCTTGCTCGTCTCTTTTGTCTTGCGTTCTCTCTTTGTCATGCAATGTTGGCAACGTTTCTCTTCTGCTAAATGTTGTCTTGAAAATATCAGTTTCAAGTTTCTAACTTGTGCATTGGGAATTGGGAGCTCCATGAGGTCTTCACGTTCTCTTTTGTTAAATTAGcgtgtgaaaataaaaaaaaaatcttattccAATTGAATTAAGTCAAATTGAACAAATCATAGAGTATATGATCATCCTTAAAAGTTGTACACaagttatataataaatatattatatttaacatgTAATTTGGTTAGAACAGATCAAACTCAagcaaattaaaattcaccataaaatctaaatttcaGAAGcatatttcttaaaatgagTTGTGAATTTGGGAGCATTACCCCTCACTTATTGCTGTGTGCGGGGTATGGTGGCCCATCGAGGAAAACTGTGATCAAAGTCTTGGATCAATGAAAAGATGCATTGAATGATTATGGGACCATTGGCTTCCCATCTTTTCAGATGAAAAATTGGTGGCCCCAATGCCTTCTTAGAAGCAAAATCAATTAGTCACTGTGCCCATCCCatcaaaatgataattattcaattcaattggttataatagtataaaaaagGCACTGTCTTTTATAAACAAAACTAAAAGACTTGGTGTTTGTCCCCTTCCAGAACAATCACTTCACTTTGTGATTGACTGcttatttttgtaagttatccGTTGAAATTGGTAATAAATGAGTATATATGAACTAAGGTAATTAGAGCATGTTTATGGGCTGTGAAATGGACCACACATTCGTTCCTTAGAGGAAAAggataaaagagaaagagggGTCGTTTTCAATGATCCGTTGGGCTTTGACACCTTCGCGTTCGGCCCACCATGTGATCCCCTTTCTTCCTTTTCGCATCTGCTTTCCTACTACAAGAAAAGAGATGAATTTCATTTCCATCATCAAAGTTTTTAGACACTCCAAATTCAGAATTTGTTTGCAGTATATTTCGTAGcacaaatatcaatttcaaagtgaaaatttatgtgttaTTCTTGGAAGAAAAGTTATTCctacaaacaaacaaacaaacaaaggGACAAGATTTGGTTTTCATGGAAGGAAGTGTAGAGGTGTGGTGTGTTCTGGTTTGTTGCTTGTCAAATGTTAAATACAAACAAGAGCATATACTTTCTTTGCAGTTGATCTTGTGCTGATTGCTCTCATGGGTAATACATTGATCGGATGGTCCAGCATATAAATTAGGCAGCggtacaaattatttaaaacaaacgGAGCACTCGACGCAGCTTAAGGGGCTGTGGGCCTAAACACAATCAACCCAAATGTATGTGATACGTGGATTGTCGTTAGGCCCACACcattaaccaaaaaaagataaagaagaagaggaagaaacacAAGATCCCTTGTGTGAATTAATTCTTACTGTTATTGCTGCAGAAAACATGTGAATCATCACAGCTTCACCAAAATCAGAAGGTTCATAAGCTGTTGGATCCTATAAATTTCTTGAAGATCAACCAGACTATATACATCGCTTTCATGGAGGCAGATTCAGgaagaagaaattatatatgctTACCTCAGAAAAATTCATTCACGAATGTAGCGTACCATTCACAGGACAAATCTTGATTCATGACGATGATGATCGAGGACAAACAACATAGTAACGTTTACCCTAAACAACATTTTCTATTATCCTGAATCTCAGATTAGTCAACATCTGATGGAGGTTTCATGGATGATAGTTAAGCTAGATGCATCCTCTACCAGCACAACGACGGTTTTCAAGTTTCAGCCTGAATCCAAACCCTCTGTGTTGCCGATATGATCTTCCCCAGTCAGGAGTTTGCAGATAAGCTGAAACTCACCAATTCATTTTTCAGCCACCTCAACACTGTTAATCGTTTTTTGATACAGTTTCTACAGATTTTAAGCCACTAACAATACAATAGGAAAGATACGAAAAATCAACTGGGGAGATAGATCTTCTATTGTAACAAATGCACTCTCGATAGCTTACACCTTTCTTTTCTACTCGTTCAGACGaatcaataaagaaaatgagcTAAGATTTAAAAGTTGAGCCTTGGTATAGCTTCATGCCCCAGTTAGACTTTGACTGCAAATACATGGGCATTAAGTACTCACCCCATTTATTATACTTCTTCCGATGATCCAATGTCGAAGCTGATCCCCTCAACTGTTGCTTTTTGGAACCAATTTACATTTGATTACTTGATCCCACACTAACGCCAAGCATATAGGTCGACTTTCCTGCAAGCACATCAATGAATCTATTATGATCAAGAACAGCCTGGTATAATAGAAGGGGACTGCAAAAACAGTTTAGCTCTGATCCTTCCTTTTGGTTAGAGAAGGATTGAtcttaaaatttctttaactGTGAGAATTTCAAGATGGAAGAAAGCACTGACCAACTATTCCTTTTCCCTCACTGTCAAAGAGTAAGAACAAATGGTGGGGCATCACGTCTTGGCCCGGCTACTGAACGGTAGACATAAACTCTGTCCGCTTGACCGTCATCATTTCCCTCATCTTTGATAACTTCAACATTCAGTCTTGGCATCTCTCTTGCAAGCAGCCTGCATCCCTTCATTGTTACATTACATGATGACATCCATAACGACCTCATCATTTCATATTTCTCTCGTCCAGACAACAGAGCCGCATTTCCGAATGGGCAATCTCGTATTTCAAGCTTCCTCAACTTAGGACAACCTTCGAGAACACATTGCATCCCCCAATCACTGCTGCCAGCAAAAGCCACGGAAAGTGTCTCAAGATTTTTGGCATACTTCCCAATATACTCAAATGTCAGATCAGTTAGAAGGCCTGAAACTGAAAGCCTCTTAAGCTTAGTGCAAGTTTTAACCACAGCAGCGAAGGCTTCATCCATAGGTTCGTTTGTCAGGTAATCTGGCTGCCCTGGGGTCATTATGCAAAGACGAAAGTGGGTAAAATCAGGGCAGTTCTGAACTATAGTAACGACAGCAGCATTGGTCATCCTCCGACAAAAGTAGAGGACATAGCGGAGTTTGCGACATCCACGAGACACGGCCAAGAAGCCCAACTCAGTCACCCCATCACGATGATGCCGGTCGTAAGGATCAGAAGGGAAGACTCGGAGTTCTTCGAGCAACGGACAGCTGGATCCAAGAGCCTCGAGCCCCTTGTCTTCAACAGTATCAATGACCTATATCAAAAGAACTAGTTTAGATATCATTTACAGACACCATCAGTGATGGGAAAGACGAGGTAGAGAGATAAAATCAGAAGCAACTTCAAACACTAGTCAGACCTCTTCCATCTATAGATGACTCTTATCTAAATAGAAACCATGATGATGGCAAGAGaaacatttcaaattatttatgacaCACTATGTCCATGATTACAAGGTTTTTTAACTCCCTTACAACATCTAACATTAAATGCTTTTGTTGTGTATTCTTGTTTGTCTATGAGAACCAAATTCCTCAAAGTGCAAGCTATCTCAACTATTAATTCTTACCCAAAGGCGTCGCAAATTAGGGCAGTGAACAAgaagcttagcaaattcacTACTTTGAAGGGCCACATCGCTCAAGTTCAAGAAAGTCAGACTGGCACAAGCTCCATAGAGAACAGGGAGATAAAGGGAAGTTGCTTCCCATAAACCTGAAAGAACTTGGAGATTTCTACAGTTGCTAAATGCACTCTCAATGTCTTCGTATTGGCGAGGCGTAAGTTCTTGCATGAAGGAGCCAGTACCAAGCTCCATTAATTGAGGAGCATGCACGAGCAACCGTCGCAATTGGTCCAAGGTAATACTATCATTGACCTTCAGAACCCTTAATGATTTGCACCGACCAACGAGTCTCTCGAGGTCATCAAAACTGACCTCACAGTTGAGACTGGAAAAGTTTAGTACCTCCAGTGAGGCAAAGTTCTCCGGGAAGCAACTTAACCAACCTCCACCAACATCATCTGTTACACTGTCCTGTATGTCGAGCTCAGTCAAGTTCCTAGAAGCCAAACATACACATCAAATGAGCtccttgtaaaaaaaattgaaataataacctaaaaaatatcaaacagcACACAAGGGATGAAtggaaataatgaaatatatgcCAGCCAACAGAGTGCCAAGTGGCTCCAAGTTTatcttctcttgttttttttccaaaattatgttGTAGCTTTTCCACCGATCTCATACTAAGATACGTATGAGCAAGGGAAGTCCGCATGAGGAAGCTTCAACAACATCCATTTACCAGTCTCTTTCTTGTGAGAAAATATAACTTCTGAATTAGGTATTTTAGAAGTAAATACGCACTTATAGATTAgctaaaattaactaaatgtATTCTGGTAAGGTCTCCATTTCTGGATAGAGGGCAAGCACATGTAAGAGAATAGAAACTAAACCTGTAGGTAATTCAAGAAGCCAGGATTGCTTATATTAATCCATAAAGCATGAGCAGCTCTTAACAATATCCAATCttcattcttttatttctcttcaAATCCTATACCTCATTCTTCCACcaaaaggggaaaaagaagTCATACTAGTATATGGCACAATATTAGCTCTTTTGTTCAACTACCATCTGTTATTATCATATTAGGTTTACTAATTTGACTTCACTAGGAAATTATGAGATCTTCAGGTTATCATGCACATTCATTTACCATAAACTCAACAATATAAAGGATAAGAACGAGATTTTTCCATTATTGAAAACTGAGTAAAGTACATATTTTTGAACTAGGAGGTCCATACGATAGTCAGACTAATGTTGGTTTCCAATGCAATAAAGTTACATGGAGCCACTGccccttttttctctttttccgaAACAAACAAATGAACAAAAAGGTGTTTCCCATTGGTGAGCTGCAGTATCATATTGAATCGGATGTTGACAAGAACAGAAATTCTTTAAAAGAAGAGTTTCATATAGCGGAGCAAAATATCCCTCATTCTCCCACCAATAAATTCCATTTCTCTGAGTCTTTCCTCTTTCTGATTTTCTGAGGTGACTGCATACTGAAAGCAAGCAGGCTCATATAGGTTGAGAAACCGTATTCATAACACATCCCATATAGGTAGTGTTAATATCATTGCCGTTAGAAGGGCAAGGAATAGCTCTTCAATCAATTCAGGTATCTTCACTAAACTTAAGCCTTCAGTTTTCATATATGACTACCATGTCGATCTCCGTTCATGTAGAATATCTCAAGGATTCAACAAGGTATCACCAAAGAGTTCATTAGTCACTACATATTTAAATGGCTCGTCAATGATGAAGACAGTGATATGTGGACAAGTGTGACATCATGAACATGCTATCTATTAAGCGCAATTTAACAGGACAAACATCACATGAAGAAAGCAGCGGCAAGAAGATTAAGATAGAAACATGAATTAGAAGCACTTAAAACAGCAGGAAATGACAGGGTAGATGACATGCACTACAATCCCATCTCAAAGTTTCCTCGTTTCCCAGCCACATGAAAAAACACAACTTTCTGATATTTGTAAATACATGCACATGACTGCAACACATCTTCTCCATTCACTAATCCAGATTCACATGCTTTATCAGAGATAAAGCCATTAAATGATATCGCCGAACACATATTAAACCCAACCCAATTTAGTAAAGACTAATGATCTCAGTAAACATACAAGCAGAATCGAACACAACCAATTCACAGTTACTGTTCTTAGAAAAGAAAGATCCTATTTCGAAATACTAACAGAAATCACAGTTGACTTTTTCCTGAAACCTAAAATGTCACGATCCCCAAACGCACAGTTGAGTGCATACAAGCCAGATCAACAGAAAGATTAGAAGCAAAATGAGAGATTTAGTTCTTTACAAAGTCCCAAAAGAACCCTAGAACTCAAGAAATCTAAACCCCCATTACACGAAGGAATTTTCATTTCTGAAGACTGTCAAACAAACAGAGCCACAAATTCAAGATTCACAGAAAAGAGAACAGAGTGCAATAATTAGAGAAAGAACAAATTTaacttaattgaaaatatcatAGACTGTAACCTGCAATGACTGGCAATGGCTTTGAGGCCATTGTCACTGAACCCATCACAACTCGACAAAGTTAAAGCCTTGAAGCGTGGGAATGACTTGGCCAAGAGCTCCAAGCTCTCATCAGTTACAGTCATCCTCTTGAGTCTCAGCTCTTCTAGAAAAGGGTAAACCTTGGCAAACATGACCAACCAAGAATGCACATTAGCACCCCAATCCCGTGGCAACATATTGAAATCAGAAAATCTTGGCTTCCCTTTAAGTGTAACACTCTTAATTCTTGGAAATCTTCTGGCCACGATTTCTGGTGACACTGAATAGCAGTTCCCTATAAAAAGCTTTGATCTCGTCCATCTCTCAGCATTATACCAATCTTTGCGCACAAGGGACACTGAACTCCGGTCTTTGCGTGAATCTATGAATGAAAGGACTTTTTCCAACACTTCATCAGGGAACGGTGATTGAGGTTGAGTTGGTCCGTGAGAGTTGGCTGAGTTTGATGGCGAGTCCTCAGATTGATCTGGATCCATTAGAGTCTTGGAGGATGGCTTGACCCAGGACTCAGAAAAATCTCAAACCCCACATAAGCTGCAACTTCTTACATAAACAAGTATAGAAATCAGAACACGTCTCATATAAATGCATTTGAATTCTCCATCaatgattagaaaaaaatcttgaatttaatttttgtaaaacaaGAGAGAAGAATTACACAGATGAGAAAATCTTGGACATAAAAAGGTTGATAGCCTCCTAAAAATCAGGAACCATTCAATTGAGCGTATACATACGCATGATGTAATTAGAAAGTTGAATTTCTAATCCAAAAATCTAGGAAATAATCATACAGCAAGGAAATCTTGAGGAAGAAGGGTTGACAGACTTCTTTTTAGCccaaaaaaccaaaaagtaGCCTAAATAACCAAGCAGTTCAACATATTagctgaaaaattaaaatttgagaaagtGATGGAAAAACAGTTcttgaaattgataaaaaataatagggaggaagaaaaaaaacctCAATCTTGTACGCTCACTTTACCACTAAGCAGTAATCTGCGCaccctttttcttgaaattgatagtattgtaataaaagaaatcattatgaaaattgaaaatgcaaaagCAAAATCACCACAACATTTCCACTCAGACACAAGTAAGCAGCTCAACCCCAAAGCCAAAAACAGAGATCCGCCAAGAAATATGGAATCCCAGAATATGTTTAGATCCAGAGCCCCTTTTAGTTTATAAACAAATGCAAATTTACCTACATGAATACGTATGCAACAGCGATTGGATTGTAGAACAAAATGAAACAACTAAAAgcagaaagaagagaaaagggaaagaaCTGTGGAggtttacctctctttctctctctctcagatGAATGCTTGAAAGAACTGAAGAGCCAAAGAAAATCTTGGACAAACCCActtgcatattttattataataataataataataacaagaaaacaataatTGTTACTGTTACTACTGCTACACAAAAAGAGCACAGCACCAAaaggaataatatttttccatttaataAACCCACAATACCGTATACTTTATGACTAATACAATACAATACGATTCACATACGCTAAATATACGTAcatccttcttcttcttctttttcttttttcccttttttttttgtaaagctttaaattattagacaGTCCCACCTTAGCTGAAGTTAACAGACAATGGAGGCGAAGCACCTAACCTCCACCGTGGTTGATGGTGCCACGTATTGTGCGCCCGGCGCATGTTAGATTCATCCCCCTCTGTTAATAAGCAGTAAGGCAGAGCGGTGAAGTTTTTTAACTGCAGCTGCGGCGGTGTTTTTTCTTAACGGGGTTGCTGCCGTCAGTCTTACCCCTTTCTCCCGTTTTGTCCTTCATACTGCATCAAATTTCAGATTAACCCTCCcgtgaattaaaaaattaatttgcaatCACACCCCTGGATTTCTTGAATTCTCAATGTGCCCCAAAATGTTTAAACTTTTTGGCAATGACGCCCTATTTGTTTGAATTGTAAAAGCAGGcataacaagaaaagaataatgCATCTGACATAAGTCTATTAATGGCCAACAAGAATATGGTTTATGCAAAATATATCCTAACCAAAGcacatgaaattattattattgttttgatTAGGACAATGATAGAATATTACATACTAATTGTCTTCAAATTTGAGATTTAtcaaagtataatttattgcatcattcatataatattcagacatcaaatattaaactaaatCCAAATTCcatttgtgtatatatatggtgaCTATCAATTAACGCAATGATTTAGTGGTTAAATTACtacttttctttcaaaatttattaaaaacatagAGTTCATCCCTTTATATGGATTGTATTATGAATTTGGCAATAAATGATTTACACtgtataatatttgatttagtgaaaattaatttaattcataattagtGCATATTGGTGGTCGATTATactttggttttattttaatttttgaatgatcAATTATACATGACGACTAAAAATTGgggtgaattttgaatttgttaatgAGATTACATCAGGTTAAGCAATATCtcagaaaaaaacaaatgtgGTGCGTGTATAtatagtttgaattttgtttgatgtcaaaagaaaaaaaataaataatgtttatAAATGGATATTAAGGTTTGGAAGTTTGAGTTGGAGTTGGGTAGTAAAATTATTGGTTGAAAAAGGCATAAATGTAATAACAAGAAaaggtgtgggtgtgggtgtgggtgtgggtgtgatGGGAAGTGCATTATGAAGAACAAGTGCATGAGAATGAGAAGGGATTTGGGACAGcagtgagagtgagagtgagagtgcAGGCTTCAACTTACTTAGTCCACAACTGGGCCCTTCAACAACCCCCTTAATTCCATATCATTATTACcacatcaaaatatattaataaaataacaaaactaGCAGCCTCCACTGCACCAACATATATGCTCTTTTCCCCACATCTATCGCTATACAATACTCCACTCCTCACCTCATCTCATTAAATCCCACATCATACTTTCTACTCATCATCCCATTctaacacatacacacacacatatatatctatattctACACCATTAATATTTGCTAccttatacatatatatatatatatatgaataattgatTCATTAAGGAAagtttttctataaaataaaggTTTTTGAGCTaattatatagttaattaatatattcctCCTAATTATAGcagttaattataaattggtTGGCGTATTGATATTATTGTTTCAGACTGTGGGGATTTGCTTTTACACTTTACAATTATGATGCATAATTcaactcattaattaaataactctCTTTCCCCCAACAAacatttctttgttttttttttattatactgcacattggataataataataattaagatcaATTTTAGATCATTTACGTGTGAATTGATCCAAATCAATTAATTGTTGAAACCAACAGTACCTGGAATGGAACAAAATGAGGTGCAGTTTCTATCAAATCAATATCACATGCATGATTAGTTTCCtagtgtttttgtttttttaatcaatttgcGTACATCTTCTTTCAGCTGGTAGGAACATTGAAGTAATTTAACACAAGTAAGTAGGTATGATGTCTTAATCCCAAATCTTCTTTTGAGGAGCTAAGGAGGGAGGGACATCATGTTATAAAACCTATCACATTAATTCTCAGTcgcttaacaaattcaatCCATCATAATGCATATGCTTGAATTCCGAGTCAAATTCAATTAGATgtccaaattattttaaataatgcatATTTGAATGCAGAATAAGTAGGTAAGAACAAGATAAGATGAAGAAACCCCAAAGAAAACatacaagaaaaaggaggGGAGTTGACATCACCATTCACCACTACTACCAAACCCAAATCCAAAcccataataatatatagaagAAGAAGGGGGCATGGGGCATTAGGCATTAGGCATTAGGCATCAGGGATTTAGGCATATTAGGTGTGCCTGATTTCTTTTATCAGAAGTGACACCCCTAAATTCTTGTCTCCCCAGCTTTAAGAAGCCCATGTTACCAGCAATCATCCTCTTTCCTCTTCCCTCTTTCCAACTCTCTCTCCATTCTTATCCATTCACTGTACCCTTTTGTCCACTTCTCCTATTCCCCTCCTCTCATCTGTTAGCCAAACCCCTCCACCCCCACCTGGGGTCTTGACACCTGTCCCCTTACTGCCTATTTGCCCCAATGGGCCGACCCCAAATCAATTATTCAGATTCCTAAAATGGGCCCGAATTATATCTCAAATTACTACACATCTCAAATAGAATTAACCTAATACATTTTCCTACATCATAAGTTACTTAGAGTTGAGACATTGAGTTTGAGTTCAAGATTTGAGATGACTGGCCATTCTCCTGCATCTCTTTGATATATTCCACCCAGTCGGAGGATTCTCCAATCAAGTCCACCAATGAATTGAACGCATTGGGCTGATGCTGTCCCGTCTCTCCTTCGTCCAACACCATTTTACCCTGTTGAATAAAGCGCTCTGAGATCAATTCCAAAATGTTTGCCATAGAAGTAGCACTGCAAGAACCAGGATCAGAGCACATTGTCGGCATCTGATATTGATCAGTTGNNNNNNNNNNNNNNNAATACTAGGATCTGTCTGGTTGTTCAGTGAATTGTCTGTGTTCTCCTCATTGTTTACTGCTTGATATGTGAGAGAAGCGACTTTTTCTTCTAATATCTCTTGCTTCTCTTTCAACTTCTTGATTTCCGAATTCACTAGATCATTCTCCTTCTTCAAGAGTTTGAGTTTCTCCTCTATGTTCCTGCTGCATGAAGAAGAGTCTACGCCCGGAGCTGCTGACCGGGTCCTGTGGGAATTACTTCGATATATTCTCTTGATGTTTTTGAGCAAATGCTTCTCCCCCTTCCGGAAATATTCATTCTTGTACTCCCATTGCTCCCAACTGATTTTCTTGAAACCCTTATGCATTCACAATCATTCAACAACTATATTAGTCTAGTCTATGTGCGTGCCTGCTGTGATCAGTATAATTCCTGTAAAGGAAACTGAACTAAGATGGTTTGATTGATACTTACGTATGAGTTGAGTTGGGTAATAAAGCTTTGGAAGTTGCGGTGTTTGAAGTAAATGGGTAGAACATTAACAGCAAACAACTGAGGGTTCGTTACAACAAAGCTATTTCCTGTAGAGCTCCATGAAATTAGAGAGTTGGTTTCATCGTTCCCCAGCATGTCGTATATTTTCAGCAGAAAAGGTGGTAGTGCCCTGGATACACAAGAGGACCGACCAGCCCTGCCACTGCCACTTTCAGCACCATTGATGATGTCAGTTTCACTAGCATCGCTATCTAGCA
This genomic window from Sesamum indicum cultivar Zhongzhi No. 13 linkage group LG12, S_indicum_v1.0, whole genome shotgun sequence contains:
- the LOC105175456 gene encoding protein TRANSPORT INHIBITOR RESPONSE 1-like, whose amino-acid sequence is MDPDQSEDSPSNSANSHGPTQPQSPFPDEVLEKVLSFIDSRKDRSSVSLVRKDWYNAERWTRSKLFIGNCYSVSPEIVARRFPRIKSVTLKGKPRFSDFNMLPRDWGANVHSWLVMFAKVYPFLEELRLKRMTVTDESLELLAKSFPRFKALTLSSCDGFSDNGLKAIASHCRNLTELDIQDSVTDDVGGGWLSCFPENFASLEVLNFSSLNCEVSFDDLERLVGRCKSLRVLKVNDSITLDQLRRLLVHAPQLMELGTGSFMQELTPRQYEDIESAFSNCRNLQVLSGLWEATSLYLPVLYGACASLTFLNLSDVALQSSEFAKLLVHCPNLRRLWVIDTVEDKGLEALGSSCPLLEELRVFPSDPYDRHHRDGVTELGFLAVSRGCRKLRYVLYFCRRMTNAAVVTIVQNCPDFTHFRLCIMTPGQPDYLTNEPMDEAFAAVVKTCTKLKRLSVSGLLTDLTFEYIGKYAKNLETLSVAFAGSSDWGMQCVLEGCPKLRKLEIRDCPFGNAALLSGREKYEMMRSLWMSSCNVTMKGCRLLAREMPRLNVEVIKDEGNDDGQADRVYVYRSVAGPRRDAPPFVLTL
- the LOC105175478 gene encoding heat stress transcription factor A-6a-like gives rise to the protein MCPIMAAEEEENGLVNNGDKHKDPDKAVTEIVVLDSDASETDIINGAESGSGRAGRSSCVSRALPPFLLKIYDMLGNDETNSLISWSSTGNSFVVTNPQLFAVNVLPIYFKHRNFQSFITQLNSYGFKKISWEQWEYKNEYFRKGEKHLLKNIKRIYRSNSHRTRSAAPGVDSSSCSRNIEEKLKLLKKENDLVNSEIKKLKEKQEILEEKVASLTYQAVNNEENTDNSLNNQTDPKRFIQQGKMVLDEGETGQHQPNAFNSLVDLIGESSDWVEYIKEMQENGQSSQILNSNSMSQL